Genomic segment of Pirellulales bacterium:
GACCAAGGCGTCGTACCACTGGGCCCCCATCACGGTTTCGATCGAGTCGGCAATCAAATCTCGCGATTGCAGCGAGTAGGACATCCCTTCGGTTCCCATCGAGATGCCGTCGCTGACGCCGATGGTGTTGAACCGCATGCCGACTAAGCCGGCCCCGACGACCCCTTCCTTAACGCGAGCCGCCAGGTCGTTCAGATGCATGTTGCAGGTGTTTCCCTCGTACCACACACTGGCGATGCCGACCTGGGCCTTTTGCATGTCGGCCTCGGTCAGCCCGGTGCCGTAGAGCATGGCCTGGCTCGCCCCCTGGCTGCGGGGCTGCGTGATTCGAGAGCTGAACTTGTTAAGGGGCTGCGACATCGAACGGTTCTCCTCTGTAGCCGCACGGATCAAGAATCCGCCGGCGGGCGAAACAATAGGGTGCGAAAACATGCCAGCCAGGGCCTGCCGTGGCCCCGCGAGACATGAAGAAATCGAGGTAACGATTTGGACAATCTTGCCTTAGGTGTGTGCAGGTGTCCAGTGGCGGATGGCACGCAATTCGCGGCCCTGCAAATCGCAGGCAATCCGGCAATTCGGGGCACAGGTACGGGCAACAGACCTTTCGACTGCGAGAACCATGACACACATCGTATTTTCAAGTTCGCCTAACCCTGGCCGATCCCAGCCGGCAAGCAATTCGACGCCTCGATGGTCGGGACCGCGGGCGAAGAAAACTTTCATCGAATGGGGCGCGCTGGGCGTGTCTTTGGCCGTAAGCTTTACGGCGGCAGGCATCGGCGGCTGGCTGACAAGCAAGAGCCTGGCAACCTGGTATCCGGGCCTTGCGAAGCCGAGTTGGAATCCGCCGGACTGGATCTTCGGTCCTGTCTGGACACTGCTCTACACGATGATGGCCGTTGCCGCATGGCTGGTCTGGCTGTCACGACGCTCGCAGCCGGTCCGGTTGCCGCTCGGCCTGTACGTAGTGCAACTCGTGCTGAACGTGCTGTGGTCTGCCTTGTTCTTTGCGTTTCAGTCGCCGGGCGCGGCCGTTGGCGAGATCGTCGTGCTGTGGCTGGCGATTGCAGCTACCTACTTTTCGTTTTTGCGCGTAAATCGCGCGGCCGGGGTTTTGATCGCTCCCTATTGGGCGTGGGTGTCGTTCGCGACGGCCTTGAACTTTGCCATCTGGCGACTGAATTGATCGCCGGTTGCGGCCAGCGAACATGAAGTAGAACTGGAAACTTGATGCAAGGCGTTCCCGAGATTCGTATCCGCACGGCCAATGATCAAGCGGTGAATTCCGACGGTGATTACGTCCTTTACTGGATGATTGCCAATCGGCGCACGCGTTGGAACTTCGCGCTCGATCGAGCGGTCGACCATGCCCGCGAGCTCAAGAAGCCGCTCGTGATTCTCGAAGCATTGCGCTACGGATATCCGTGGGCCAGCGATCGGTTGCACCGCTTCATCCTGCAAGGCATGGCCGCCAATCAAGAGGCACTCGGCGGCAGTAAGGCCCTCTACTATCCGTACGTTGAACCGAAGCAAGGGGCTGGGCATGGCCTGCTCGAAGCCCTCGCGGATCATGCCTGCGTGGTAGTCACCGACGAGTTCCCCTGCTTCTTCTTGCCGCGCATGGTTGCGGCGGCTGCCAAGCGACTGCCCGTGCTTTGCGAGCAGGTGGATACAAACGGCCTGTTACCGTTGCGTGCTGCCACGGAATCTTATCCGACCGCATATGCATTCCGCCGATTCTTGCAGCGCACCCTCGGCGAGCATCTGGATCACGCGCCACGAGCCGACGCGCTTGCCCGCGCCGCTCTGCCGCGACTCGCAAAACTGCCGACCGCGATTACGCGGCGCTGGCCAATGGCCTCGGCAAAACTACTGGCAGGGGACGCGAAGGAACTGGCCGAGCTGCCGATCGACCACACGGTCGGTGTCGTGGAAACCGAAGGAGGGGCGGCGGCCGGCGAGAAAACACTGCGACGTTTCTTGTCGCGGTTGCTAACTCGTTATCCCGAAGATCGCAACGAGCCTGCGGCTGACGCCACGAGCAATCTCTCTCCCTATCTGCACTTTGGACACATCTCTTCACACGAGATTTTCCACTGTCTGGCCGAGCAAGAGAATTGGACCGCGGAATCGCTGGGCAAGAAGGCCGCCGGCAAGCGGAGCGGCTGGTGGGGCATGAGCGATGCGGCCGAGGCCTTCCTCGATCAGTTCATTACCTGGCGCGAGCTAGGTTACAACTTTTGCACCACGCGCGACGATTACGACCAATTCGATTCGCTCCCCGATTGGGCGAAGAAGACCCTGCACAAACATGAGCGCGACCACCGGCCCACGATCTACTCGACAGAGGAATTCGCGGCGGCCAAGACGCACGACGAACTTTGGAACGCAGCCCAGCGGCAACTGTTGACCGAAGGGCGAATGCACAATTACCTGCGCATGCTGTGGGGGAAAAAGATCCTCGAATGGTCGGCCACGCCGCGCGAGGCGCTCGACACGATGATTGATCTGAACAACAAGTACGCGATCGACGGTCGCAATCCCAACTCGTACTCAGGAATCTTTTGGATTCTGGGGCGCTTTGATCGTCCGTGGGGGCCCGAGCGGCCCATATTTGGAACGGTCCGTTACATGAGCTCGGACAACACGGCCCGCAAGTTTGACATCGCACCGTATCTGGCAAAATACGGTGCGACGGGTGCCGAAAAAGATCCTGCGGATCACAAGCGAACCTCGCCGCGGCAGCGGTTGTCCAAAAAGCGATGACACCGCACGTCTCCTACTCCTGCGCCGCCGCCCTGGACCGCCTCGGCGATGCTCTCTCCCCTTGGCGAGTCGTGAAGACCGCCGATATACTGCCTGCGCGCCCCGACCGGGGACCTGAAACGCGCTTCCGCGCCCGCCGTCGCCGCGACCGAACCAGACGTTAAGTCATCTGGCCGCGCCGGCCTAAGGGCTCCGATGGCCCTTGGTGGGTGACGCGATTCCTGGTGGTACGGTCTTTTTCTGTTCTTTCCGCAGGGATCGTCAATCGGTCTCGCTCCCGTGGCTTCCCGGCAAGATTTGCGTTCGCTTTCACTGTCAAAGATCCTTCGAACAGGCATTCCTTCCATGACGCGAGTTGCCATTCTCGGCGCGACCGGCTATTCGGCGCTCGAGGCGATTAAATTGCTGCTGCGGCACCCGCAAGCCGA
This window contains:
- a CDS encoding TspO/MBR family protein — translated: MSLAVSFTAAGIGGWLTSKSLATWYPGLAKPSWNPPDWIFGPVWTLLYTMMAVAAWLVWLSRRSQPVRLPLGLYVVQLVLNVLWSALFFAFQSPGAAVGEIVVLWLAIAATYFSFLRVNRAAGVLIAPYWAWVSFATALNFAIWRLN
- a CDS encoding deoxyribodipyrimidine photolyase codes for the protein MQGVPEIRIRTANDQAVNSDGDYVLYWMIANRRTRWNFALDRAVDHARELKKPLVILEALRYGYPWASDRLHRFILQGMAANQEALGGSKALYYPYVEPKQGAGHGLLEALADHACVVVTDEFPCFFLPRMVAAAAKRLPVLCEQVDTNGLLPLRAATESYPTAYAFRRFLQRTLGEHLDHAPRADALARAALPRLAKLPTAITRRWPMASAKLLAGDAKELAELPIDHTVGVVETEGGAAAGEKTLRRFLSRLLTRYPEDRNEPAADATSNLSPYLHFGHISSHEIFHCLAEQENWTAESLGKKAAGKRSGWWGMSDAAEAFLDQFITWRELGYNFCTTRDDYDQFDSLPDWAKKTLHKHERDHRPTIYSTEEFAAAKTHDELWNAAQRQLLTEGRMHNYLRMLWGKKILEWSATPREALDTMIDLNNKYAIDGRNPNSYSGIFWILGRFDRPWGPERPIFGTVRYMSSDNTARKFDIAPYLAKYGATGAEKDPADHKRTSPRQRLSKKR